A window from Odocoileus virginianus isolate 20LAN1187 ecotype Illinois chromosome 24, Ovbor_1.2, whole genome shotgun sequence encodes these proteins:
- the LOC110152452 gene encoding glycosylation-dependent cell adhesion molecule 1-like — MKVLCFLLLASLAATSLAILNEPEDETHLEAQPTDTSAQLIMRNLQISNEDLSKEPSISREELISKEQIVIKSSRRPQNQNPKLSLSILKEKHLRNAAPQSEETTEHTPSAASTTEGTLMELGHKIRRNLENTVEEIIKYLKSLFPHASEVVKP; from the exons ATGAAAGTCCTCTGCTTCCTGCTTCTGGCCAGCTTGGCCGCCACCTCTCTCGCCATCCTTAACG AGCCAGAAGATGAAACCCACCTGGAGGCACAGCCCACAGATACCT CTGCTCAGCTCATCATGAGAAACCTCCAGATCTCCAATGAGGACCTTTCTAAGGAGCCTTCCATCTCCAGAGAAGAGTTGATTTCCAAAGAGCAAATTGTGATCAAATCTTCCAGGAGACCACAGAATCAGAATCCCAAGCTGTCTCTGTCCATACTCAAGGAGAAACATCTCAGAAATGCTGCCCCTCAATCAGAAGAGACTACAGAACACACTCCCAGTGCTG CATCCACCACAGAAGGAACACTGATGGAGCTCGGCCATAAAATCAGGAGGAATCTGGAAAACACAGtggaagaaatcataaaatatctgaaaagccTGTTCCCTCATGCCTCTGAAGTCGTGAAGCCGTAG